The segment GACTTTGCCACAGGGGCAGCTCCTCTGGGTGTATCCATGGGGGATGTGGATGGAGACGGGAATCCGGACATCGTGATCGCAAATGGTAGCAGTAATACAGTATCCGTACTGCGCAATTCAAGCACAAACGGCGCGGTTTCCTTTGCCGCAAAAGTGGATTTTGCCACAGTAACAAATCCGTATGGAATTTCCATCGGGGATGTGGATGGAGATGGAAACCCGGATATCGTGGTTGCAAATTGGACCGTTGCTTCAGTATCGGTCTTGCGCAATACAAGCACAACCGGTTCTATATCCTTTGCGACAAAAGTGGATTTTGCTATAGGGGCAGGTTCGTATGGAGTATCCATCGGTGATATGAATGGAGACGGAAACCCTGATATCGTGGTGACCAATAATACCAGTGCTACCGTATCGGTGCTGCGAAATACAAGCACCACCGGTGCAGTTTCCTTTGCCGCAAAATCGGATTATACCACAGGGTCAGGTGTGTTAGGCGTATCTACCTGCGATATGGATGGAGACGGAAAACCTGATATTGTGGCTGCCAATGGCATCAACAATACCGTATCAGTCCTCCGTAATACTGTCGGCCGTTCGGATGGTCTTGTTGCTTGGTATCCATTTAATGGTAATGCAAACGATGAGAGTGGAAACGGAAACAATGGGACAGTGAATGGAGCGACACTCACAACGGATAGATTGGGAAATTTAAACAATGCTTACTCCTTAAATGGTTCAGGAGATTGGATAGACATAGGGAATACTACTCTCTGTGGAAATTCACATCAACTTACTTTGTCATGTTGGGCAAAATCTCCAAGTCTCGCCTCTGTTGGTGCTGCGCTCATTCAAAGGGCTGATGATCGATATTTAGGTGGCACTGCGACACGTGTATTCAGATTAGAGGTTACACCAACAGGACAGATTGGATTTGGTGTAAATAATATTCCACCTTCAAATGGCGTTGGAGTTCTTTCACAAGCTGGTTCATTTCAGTATGACAATTATTGGCGACATATTGTTGCTACATATGATGATGTTCAAGGTTGCAAAATTTATCTAAATGGGATCAAGATTGTTGACACAATTCTTACGTTCGGAACTGTATCAAATCTGTCTATTCGCACAGCAATTGGGATAAAATATAATAGCATTCCCTCTCAATGGTTCAAAGGTGTGCTAGATGACATCCGCATTTACAACCGCGCGTTGAGTGAAACGGAAATTAATTCGCTTTATCATGAAGGTGGATGGACAAGCAACACCGCTCCCGCTATTCCTCAAAACCTCACCGCTATCGCCGGCAACGGCCAGGTTACACTCAAATGGAGCAAGAACACAGAGAGCGACTTCCTGAGATATCGCATTTATCGAGGTACCTCGTCTGGTCCGACAATTGTGTCGGACTCTACAACAGCGGGCATCTCAGATACCTCAAAGGTCATAACCGGATTGACGAATGGAACGATGTATTATTTCCGCATCACGGCTGTGGATAGTGCAAGGTTGGAGAGTGCGTACAGCAACGAAGTAAATACAACGCCATCAGTGCTCAACGCACAACGAGAATATAATCCCGATGCTAACACAGTTCTCTTAATGCACATGGATGAAGCTGCAGGGAGTAGTGTGTCCGATGCAAGCAGTTTTGGTAACAACGGAACAGCAAGTGCAGGTGCAAAGATCACTGAATCCGGCCGCTTCGGAGGAGCACGCTCTTTCGATGGTTCTCAAAATGCCCAGATAGAAATCATGAATTTTAAAAACCTGACATTCGGTACACAGGATTTTACAGCTGAAGTGTGGATTAATACCACATCAACCAATTTTTCACAACCTTATATTGAACATGGATGGGGTCCAGTAAAATATTGGCGGCTTGGAATTGCAGATGGATTTCCTATTTTCACTATGAGCAATAGCGGGAATGGTATTTCATTAAGCAGTTTCGTAAAACTTAATGATGGCCGCTGGCATCATCTGGCGGTGGTGAAAAAAGAAGGTGTCGCATACCTGTATGCAGATGGAATGCTGCAAGCTCAAAATGATATTTCTTCATTTGGTAATATAGATTCTCTTGGCGGATCATTCTTAATAGGCGAAAGTGCATTCTCGGTAAACACTATCCTGGATGAAGTAAGAATCTCGAAAATTGCCCGCTCACCGAAGGAGTTTGATATTCAGCTCCCGCCGGTCAATCTCGCTATAACAGTTAATGGAACAACTGCCAGCCTGAATTGGCAAAATGGCGGCGGTGCGCTACCACTCATGCGGTACAAAATTTATCGCGGGGCTGACTCTACAAATGTAGCACTTGTCGATTCGACGACTTCTACATCTCGTACTCAGTCCGGTCTGGTGACCGGACTCTACTATTATCGCGTGAGCGCAGTGGACTCGACAGGATTTGAAGGAGCGAAGAGTTTTGCCGTGAAGGCGACAATAAGTGGAGCATCATCGCCACCAATCATTATCGGATACTCTCCGGGGTGTAATAGGATTGATGTTTTAAAGAATGCAACCATCGCTGTCACATTTGATAAAGATATTGATCAGGCTACGATTTCCTCATCCTCAATTTGTATCAATGGAACACAAAGTGGTAAGCATATATTTACTCAGAATTATAATAGCTCGACAAAAACCCTTACCCTTTATCCGGACGTACAATTCAGAGTGGGCGAAATCATTACGGTAACGGCGACACGTAGAATTAAAAATCTATCAGGTGATTCATTTGCTCATGCATTGACATGGAGCTTTACGATAAAAACAAATACAGCCAGTGGAATATTTACCCAGACTTCTACACCAGGAGTAGGGAATGATCCACAATCGGTCGTTGCAGGAGATTTTGATAGGGATGGAGATATCGATCTTGCGGTTGCGAATAATACTTCTAACACAGTTTCTATCCTCTTGAACAATGGTAGCGGAACGTTCATACAGAGTTCCACACCGGCAGTCGGATACACTCCGAACTCAATCACAGCGGGAGATTTTGATGGAGATGGAGATCTCGATCTTGCGGTTGTGAATAATGTTTCCGGTACAATTTCAATTCTGTTAAATAATGGCAGTGGAATCTTTACAAAAAGTTCTACGGTGAGTGTGGGAAGTGATCCGAAATCAGTCACCGCAGGAGATTTTGATGGAGATGGAGATATCGATCTTGCAGTGGCGAATTACTCTTCCAATTCAGTCTCGATCCTTTTGAACAATGGCAGTGGAATATTCACACAAACATCTACACCGGCAGTAGGTAATAATCCACAATCAGTCACTGCAGGAGATTTTGATGGAGATGGAGATATCGATCTTGCGGTGGCGAATAGTAACTCCAATACAGTTTCAATCCTATTGAACAATGGCAGCGGAACATTCACACAAAGTTCCACGACGGGTGTGGGACCCGTTCCCTGGTCAATCACTTCAGGAGATTTTAACGGAGATGGATATCTCGATCTGGCAGTAACGAATGATGGTAACCCTAATACTGTTTCGATCCTCTTGAATAATGGCAGCGGAACCTTTATACTGAGTTCCTCGCTGAGTGTGGGCGGAACTCCGCGTTCAATTACTGCAAGTGATCTTGACGGAGATGGAGATATCGATCTTGCAGTAGCTTGTAATTATGGTTCGAATATAGCTGCAATATTTATTAACAATGGCAGCGGAACATTCACACAGAGCTTCAGGCCGGGAGTGGGGGGAAGTACACCCTGTTCAATTACTGCAGTAGATTTTGATGGAAATGGAACTATCGATCTTGCATCGGTGAATAGTATTTCAAATACAGTAATAATTTTGTCAAATGGCTCTATAACACCGACGACATTGCTTGGTGAGTACGCTACCGATGCCAACACAGTTCTCCTCATGCACATGGATGAAGCGGCAGGGAGCACTGTTTACGATGCGAGCACCAATGCAAACAACGGGATGGCAACGGGAACATCGGTAGTCGAGGGAAGATTTGGGAAGGCACGGTATTTTGACGGCGGAGCAAATTATATTGATGTGCCCAATAGTGCGACCATTGATTTTCCATCGGGCGCCTTCACTTGCGAGATGTGGCTAAATGTTGCGACTGCGACAAGTCGTACATTTTTAAGAAAACACGGAGGCGAAGGATACATGTTTTATATGGATTACTCCGGTAGAGTTTATGCCCAGATAAACGCTACGACAGGCATGGTACAATTGGTTTCAAGCTCTTCAGTCGCGGACGGAAAATGGCATCACATATCAGCGGTTAAAACACTTACAGGAGGGAAGTTATATGTTGACGGTATCCTCGTATCAATCCTGGCGGCAAATCTGAGTAATGCATCCAACACACAATCATTAACTTTCGGCTCTGTACCTGATAATCAGGGATTCTTGGGAGCTATTGATGAAATACGGATTTCAAATAAGGAGCGGATGCCGCAGGAATTCAACCTTCAACTTCCACCAAAAAACCTTGTTGCAAATGCAAGCGGTGCAACGGTTAATCTCTCCTGGCAAAACGGCGGTGGAGCTGTGCCGTTAATGAGGTACAAAATTTATCGTGGCGCTGACTCTACGAACTTATCAGTCATAGACTCAACTGCTCAACTGCTTTATACAAATTCATCACTCGTCGTTGGTAACTCATATTACTATCGTGTATCCGCCGTTGACTCGACCGGATTTGAAGGAGCAAAGAGCTTTGCAGTGAAGGCGACAATAAGCGGAGTGGTATTACCTCCCACCATCACCTCCTTCACTCCAACCTCTGGTCCCATTGGCACAACGGTAACAATTACCGGCACAAACTTTAACACAACAGCCGCTAATAACATAGTCTATTTTGGCGCAGTGAAAGCGACGGTGACAGCAGTAACGAGTACCGAGTTACGAGTAACGGTCCCTACTGGCGCAACTTATGAACCGATTACGGTGACAGATTTAACAAATGGATTGATTGCATGCTCGACCAATCCATTCATTGTTACTTTCTCCAGCGGTGGTAACATTACAAGTTCGTCATTTGCTGCAAAAGTGGATTTTGCAACAGGCAGCGGTCCTCATGATGTAAAAATATATGATTTGGATGGTGACGGTAAGCCTGATATATCAGTAGTGAATTGGAACGACAATACATTTTCCTTGTATAGGAATACAAGTGTTAGTGGCAGCGTAACGACCAGCTCATTTGCCAACAGAGTAGATTTTTTAATGGGTAATACAGTAGGTGATGGTGTCTCTTGTGACGCTGGGATAGGTGATTTAGATGGAGACGGCAAGCCTGATCTATCGGTAACGAATGTCCAAGGCAATGTAGTTTCAGTGTTTCGAAATATAAGCACTATCGGTAGCATAGGAAACAATTCTTTCGCAAACAAGGTGGATTTCGCAACAGACATTAATCCCGGAACAGTTACTATAGGAGATTTGGATGGAGATGGCAAGCCGGATCTGGTAGTAACAAATTGGTCCAGCAATACGATTTCTATACTTAAGAATACGAGTACAAAAGGCGGTGTTTCGTTTGCACCAAAAGTGAGTTTAAGTACTGGTATTAATCCATGGAGTGTTAAAATATGCGACTTGGATGGAGACGGAAGACCAGATTTAATTGTAACGAATAACGGCAGCAATACAATTTCAGTATTTCGAAACATAAGTGTTAACGGTAGCATTACAAATAGTTCATTTGCCGCCAAAGTAGATTTTTTAACTGGTAATATGCCTGGTGGATTTTCGATAGGTGATTTAGATGGAGACGGTAAACCTGATCTAGCTTTGGTGAATAAGAATGACAGTACTGTTTCAGTGTTTCGCAATACAAGTTCAAACGGTAACATCTCATTTGCACCAAGAATTGATTATGCAGCAAGTAATAGTCCTAGAATCGTTGTTATCGGTGATTTGGATGGAGATGGCAAACTTGATCTAGCAGTGGCGAATAGTGGAAGCAATACAATTTCCATATATCGGAATATGAGCACAAACGGTAACATTTCGTTTGCACCTAAAGTAGATTTTGCAGCTGGTGGAAATCCTGAGCGAGTTGTGATAGGTGATGTGGATGGAGATGGCAAACCTGATCTTGTTGTATCAAATCCTGGTGACAACACGCTTTCTATATTGCGGAATACGATTGGTATTGGAACTCCACCGCCAATACCAACGGGATTATGGGTAGATGATGATCAGCCAACAAGTTTCATGGTACATTGGAATTCAGCCAGCGGAGCTACAGGATATAGATTAGATGTTGCAACTAACATTGGATTCACAACATTTGTTACCGGTTTTAATAATAGAGATATAGGAAATGATACAAGTTATTCAATTACAGGATTAAGTGCTAATACACTGTATTACTATCGGGTCAGAGCATATAATACAGGAGGCACAAGCGCGAGCTCAAATATTTCAAGTGTATTAACAGCGTTATATGCACCAACAGCAACAGCAGCAACAAATGTGTTGCAGACAAGCTTTACAGCAAATTGGATATCAGTTGCTGGAGCTACCTGGTATGGCTTATATGTAGCGACTGATAATAATTATTCAATTTTTTTCAGTGATTATAATGAAAAAAATATTGGAAACGTGGTGACATATGTAGTAACCGGATTAAATGCAGGTACAACATATTATTATCGGGTTGTGGCTCATTTTAATGGTGGATCAAGCCCTGTCTCGAACAGTATTACTGTAACTACCTCATCAGGAGGAACAGCACCAAATGCACCAACGGCGACTTTAGCAACTACTATCCAGCAAACAAGTTTTGCTGCAAATTGGAATTCTGTAACCAGTGCAACAGGGTATCGATTGGATGTAGCAACAAACAGTGAATTCACAGCTTTTGTTACTGGTTTTAATGATAGAGATGTAGCAAATGTAACAGCTTGCAGTGTGACAGGATTGATTGAGGGTACAACATATTACTATCGGGTTCGGGCATATAATACTGGAGGAACAAGCGTAAGTTCGAATGTCATCACGGTAACAACATCTCCAGCTCCACCTGCAGCCCCAACTGCAATGAGCGCAACGAATGTGGTGCAGACAAGCATCACAGCAAATTGGAATGCGATCACCGGAGCGACAGGATACCGATTTGATGTAGCAACAGATAATTTGTTTACAGCATTCGTTGCCGGATTTAATGATAAAGATGCAGCAAACGTGACGAGTTATAGTATTACGGGATTGAATGCAAATACAACATATTACTATCGAGTGCGTGCGTATAATGCTAGTGGAACAAGTGCAAGCTCGAATATCATCACAGTAACAACATTACAAAATGCACCTTCAGCACCATCGAACCTGACAGCGAGTGCAACTTCCGGTTCACAAATCGACTTGTCATGGACGGATGCTTCGAACAACGAGGATGGATTTAAAGTTGAAAGAAAATTAGGTGCAGGCGGATCATACGCGCTCATCGCCACGCTCGGTGCGAACGTGCAAAGTTATTCCAGCACTGGATTAGCGGAAATGACGACCTACTATTATAGAGTATATGCATATAACACAGGCGGCAATTCTGGATATTCAAACGAGGCAAATGCGGTAACAAAAGATGTAACTCCGCCTTCTGCACCTACAGCAGTGCAAATTGCGCCTTCTGGTTGGACGAATCAAAATACATTCAATATCACTTGGACTAATCCGAGCGATCCGTCTGGAATTGCTAAACTCTGGTATATCATTGATACGATTCCCACAACCAGTTCCCCTGGCAAAGCAGTCGTTACATCAACACAGACGCTTCAAATAAATATCTCATCGGCGGGAACACATCAAATCTATTTATATCTGGAAGATGGTACTGGAAATAAAGATCCAAATAATCGTGCTAAGATAGCTGCGAAGTATGATGATGTTGCTCCGGTAATTCAACACGATAGCACAGCAGTAGCAAATTTTGAAACAGCCTCGCCGCAAGCAATAATTATCCAGGCAACAGCAGCAGATGGCGTGTCAGGTCAGAAATCATTGCAGCTATTGTACCGCAGAGCTGGTGTAAGCTGGAGTACTGCGCAGTCTGCAAATTATCCAAGTGTGAGTGGCGGTACGTTAAATATTCCAGCCTCGTTTATTTCATCAAACTCTCTCTTTGGGGTTGACTATAGAATCGTTGCGACAGACAGTGCCGACAATGTTGCTTATACACCTACACATTCGTTAGTCATTCATTACAGCACAACCGTAACGCGCTCAGATCAAAGTGGAAATCCAGTAGCTCAAGCCAGTGCTGGTAGTCTGCCAAGCGGAGCACCAACAGAGTATGCTTACCGTATGTTTTCTGTCCCATTGATATTGGACAACAAGACACCGCAGGATCTGCTGGAAAATCGAAGCGGATTAGGATCGTATGATGAAAAGAAATGGCGCTTTTTCAGGCTTAATGCCAATGACCAGTTCGAGGAGTACTCGACATTTGCAACCCAGCAAACTATAGATCCTGGCAAAGCATTCTTCTTGATTTTGAAGGATGCAATTACCATAAAGAGCGGCCCTGGCACAGTGCCTAAGTCGGAGGATATCAATAAGAATGGTATTGCGCTCAAAG is part of the Ignavibacteriales bacterium genome and harbors:
- a CDS encoding FG-GAP-like repeat-containing protein, producing the protein METSLQNSTTLKMKTGNLVKRNLSDRLKRSESLKGTLTRFSLLLLLFTFFSQVALSQINWQQTNGPYGGIVRALAVSGSNLFAGTEGGGVFLSTDNGTSWSAVNTGLTSMYIYDLAISGMNLFAATDGGVFLSTNNGTNWNYYNTGLPNTLVFSFAISGTNIFAGTLNGVFLSTNNGLIWSEVNNGLTDKYVNDIVITGTNIFAGTNNGGIFLSTNNGASWTAVNSGLSILPGTGVYALVASGSNIFAGTWSGVFLSTNNGASWSAVNTGLTSTIIKALAMSGTNLFAGTTEGGVFLSTNNGATWSTASSGMSNTTVICLAVNPASGGSLFAGTLGSGVFLSTNNGGTWNAINGGLNAYKVTALLVKPAENGVGNPYLFAGTEYGGVFLSTDKGSNWTEVNSGLSGLANSQILSLAISGEYILAGTSGGLFLSTNNGSNWIAIKSGIPGIPINTLYANGANVFAGTGANGAFRSTNNGLSWSAINIGTSNLLVYDFIVSGTNLFAGTWEGIFISTDNGTSWSGANSGLTNTQVRCFATIGTNLFAGTNAGGVFLSTNNGLNWNATGSALNAIPIESLFADGTNLFAGTVSSGIYLSSNNGSSWAAVNTGMASKLILAFATIEHGLYAGTVNGLFVSALPGPYPLTITSFTPTSGPIGTTVTITGTNFNTTASNNIVYFGAVKATVTAATSTSLSVIVPTGATYAPITVTDTTTHLLVVSRIPFTPTFTGSPTIDANSFAAKVDFATGANPHHVSVSDVDGDGKPDIILTNYDGNTISVLRNTSTSGTVSFAAKVDYATGISPYEVSIGDVDGDGKPDIIVTNWASNTVSVLRNTCTSGTISFAAKVDFATGSAPRGVSIGDVDKDGKLDIIATNWSGNTVSVLRNTCTSGTVSFATKVDFATGAAPLGVSMGDVDGDGNPDIVIANGSSNTVSVLRNSSTNGAVSFAAKVDFATVTNPYGISIGDVDGDGNPDIVVANWTVASVSVLRNTSTTGSISFATKVDFAIGAGSYGVSIGDMNGDGNPDIVVTNNTSATVSVLRNTSTTGAVSFAAKSDYTTGSGVLGVSTCDMDGDGKPDIVAANGINNTVSVLRNTVGRSDGLVAWYPFNGNANDESGNGNNGTVNGATLTTDRLGNLNNAYSLNGSGDWIDIGNTTLCGNSHQLTLSCWAKSPSLASVGAALIQRADDRYLGGTATRVFRLEVTPTGQIGFGVNNIPPSNGVGVLSQAGSFQYDNYWRHIVATYDDVQGCKIYLNGIKIVDTILTFGTVSNLSIRTAIGIKYNSIPSQWFKGVLDDIRIYNRALSETEINSLYHEGGWTSNTAPAIPQNLTAIAGNGQVTLKWSKNTESDFLRYRIYRGTSSGPTIVSDSTTAGISDTSKVITGLTNGTMYYFRITAVDSARLESAYSNEVNTTPSVLNAQREYNPDANTVLLMHMDEAAGSSVSDASSFGNNGTASAGAKITESGRFGGARSFDGSQNAQIEIMNFKNLTFGTQDFTAEVWINTTSTNFSQPYIEHGWGPVKYWRLGIADGFPIFTMSNSGNGISLSSFVKLNDGRWHHLAVVKKEGVAYLYADGMLQAQNDISSFGNIDSLGGSFLIGESAFSVNTILDEVRISKIARSPKEFDIQLPPVNLAITVNGTTASLNWQNGGGALPLMRYKIYRGADSTNVALVDSTTSTSRTQSGLVTGLYYYRVSAVDSTGFEGAKSFAVKATISGASSPPIIIGYSPGCNRIDVLKNATIAVTFDKDIDQATISSSSICINGTQSGKHIFTQNYNSSTKTLTLYPDVQFRVGEIITVTATRRIKNLSGDSFAHALTWSFTIKTNTASGIFTQTSTPGVGNDPQSVVAGDFDRDGDIDLAVANNTSNTVSILLNNGSGTFIQSSTPAVGYTPNSITAGDFDGDGDLDLAVVNNVSGTISILLNNGSGIFTKSSTVSVGSDPKSVTAGDFDGDGDIDLAVANYSSNSVSILLNNGSGIFTQTSTPAVGNNPQSVTAGDFDGDGDIDLAVANSNSNTVSILLNNGSGTFTQSSTTGVGPVPWSITSGDFNGDGYLDLAVTNDGNPNTVSILLNNGSGTFILSSSLSVGGTPRSITASDLDGDGDIDLAVACNYGSNIAAIFINNGSGTFTQSFRPGVGGSTPCSITAVDFDGNGTIDLASVNSISNTVIILSNGSITPTTLLGEYATDANTVLLMHMDEAAGSTVYDASTNANNGMATGTSVVEGRFGKARYFDGGANYIDVPNSATIDFPSGAFTCEMWLNVATATSRTFLRKHGGEGYMFYMDYSGRVYAQINATTGMVQLVSSSSVADGKWHHISAVKTLTGGKLYVDGILVSILAANLSNASNTQSLTFGSVPDNQGFLGAIDEIRISNKERMPQEFNLQLPPKNLVANASGATVNLSWQNGGGAVPLMRYKIYRGADSTNLSVIDSTAQLLYTNSSLVVGNSYYYRVSAVDSTGFEGAKSFAVKATISGVVLPPTITSFTPTSGPIGTTVTITGTNFNTTAANNIVYFGAVKATVTAVTSTELRVTVPTGATYEPITVTDLTNGLIACSTNPFIVTFSSGGNITSSSFAAKVDFATGSGPHDVKIYDLDGDGKPDISVVNWNDNTFSLYRNTSVSGSVTTSSFANRVDFLMGNTVGDGVSCDAGIGDLDGDGKPDLSVTNVQGNVVSVFRNISTIGSIGNNSFANKVDFATDINPGTVTIGDLDGDGKPDLVVTNWSSNTISILKNTSTKGGVSFAPKVSLSTGINPWSVKICDLDGDGRPDLIVTNNGSNTISVFRNISVNGSITNSSFAAKVDFLTGNMPGGFSIGDLDGDGKPDLALVNKNDSTVSVFRNTSSNGNISFAPRIDYAASNSPRIVVIGDLDGDGKLDLAVANSGSNTISIYRNMSTNGNISFAPKVDFAAGGNPERVVIGDVDGDGKPDLVVSNPGDNTLSILRNTIGIGTPPPIPTGLWVDDDQPTSFMVHWNSASGATGYRLDVATNIGFTTFVTGFNNRDIGNDTSYSITGLSANTLYYYRVRAYNTGGTSASSNISSVLTALYAPTATAATNVLQTSFTANWISVAGATWYGLYVATDNNYSIFFSDYNEKNIGNVVTYVVTGLNAGTTYYYRVVAHFNGGSSPVSNSITVTTSSGGTAPNAPTATLATTIQQTSFAANWNSVTSATGYRLDVATNSEFTAFVTGFNDRDVANVTACSVTGLIEGTTYYYRVRAYNTGGTSVSSNVITVTTSPAPPAAPTAMSATNVVQTSITANWNAITGATGYRFDVATDNLFTAFVAGFNDKDAANVTSYSITGLNANTTYYYRVRAYNASGTSASSNIITVTTLQNAPSAPSNLTASATSGSQIDLSWTDASNNEDGFKVERKLGAGGSYALIATLGANVQSYSSTGLAEMTTYYYRVYAYNTGGNSGYSNEANAVTKDVTPPSAPTAVQIAPSGWTNQNTFNITWTNPSDPSGIAKLWYIIDTIPTTSSPGKAVVTSTQTLQINISSAGTHQIYLYLEDGTGNKDPNNRAKIAAKYDDVAPVIQHDSTAVANFETASPQAIIIQATAADGVSGQKSLQLLYRRAGVSWSTAQSANYPSVSGGTLNIPASFISSNSLFGVDYRIVATDSADNVAYTPTHSLVIHYSTTVTRSDQSGNPVAQASAGSLPSGAPTEYAYRMFSVPLILDNKTPQDLLENRSGLGSYDEKKWRFFRLNANDQFEEYSTFATQQTIDPGKAFFLILKDAITIKSGPGTVPKSEDINKNGIALKAGYNAIGNPFNFDVPIDSLILATGELLKNKTVWAYVGVGGTNGGWKLSPTTLKAWEGIVANIGNSGPTILRFNVADRPHTVVRPPNASIFKKELAGTTTKENSWSLRIRAEREDNKIDDIENIIGVDPNADDDIDTLDVFEPPLLGDKSISLSFNSKEGALTHDYRSPGAEGYVWDFKLLTPDENAKTVLTFDGIESLHMDRYLIDVESKMVHRLIEKQQLMMNTGKGTKNFRLIIGSKSFAEANSMGIDLFPKEYVLYQNYPNPFNPSTMIRFSLPARSHVKLMIYDLLGRGVVTVVDREMSEGYQEVEWRASVSTGIYFYRLETFSVDDPGRRFADVKKMVLMK